From the Cupriavidus necator N-1 genome, one window contains:
- a CDS encoding superoxide dismutase family protein, with protein sequence MKQVLTPLAACIAATIALAGCAGSGKTSSSAASASGASTSASASASARATATLQPKSGTNTAGTVNFQQQPGGVMMTAAITGLPPSSVHGFHVHEKGDCSAPDAMSAGGHFNPTGKPHGQMTMPDHHAGDMNNVTADANGNVRVSMLLPDLTVGTGANGVIGRAVVVHKDPDDYKTQPTGNAGGRIACGVVAAS encoded by the coding sequence ATGAAACAAGTGCTTACCCCCCTGGCGGCCTGCATTGCAGCGACCATTGCACTGGCCGGCTGCGCCGGCTCCGGCAAGACCTCCTCGTCTGCAGCCAGCGCGTCCGGCGCCAGCACCAGCGCCAGCGCCAGCGCCAGCGCTAGGGCGACGGCCACGCTCCAGCCCAAGAGCGGCACCAATACCGCCGGCACCGTGAACTTCCAGCAGCAGCCGGGCGGCGTGATGATGACCGCGGCGATCACCGGCCTGCCGCCCAGCTCGGTGCACGGCTTCCACGTCCATGAGAAGGGCGACTGCTCGGCGCCTGACGCGATGAGCGCGGGCGGCCACTTCAACCCGACCGGCAAGCCCCACGGCCAGATGACCATGCCCGACCACCACGCCGGCGACATGAACAACGTCACCGCGGACGCCAACGGCAACGTGCGCGTCAGCATGCTGCTGCCGGACCTGACCGTTGGCACGGGCGCCAACGGCGTGATCGGCCGCGCGGTGGTGGTACACAAGGACCCGGACGACTACAAGACGCAGCCGACCGGGAATGCGGGCGGGCGGATTGCTTGCGGCGTGGTGGCGGCTTCGTGA